The nucleotide window AAAGTAGTTTCAGAACCAGGGAAAAAGCTCTGCCTTACGCAACTTCTGACATAAAAAAAATCATCATCCGCGATCTCTTTCTGATATTCTTTCCAGATTATCTTTTTACCCTCAATGTTCATTTTTGCCGTGCTTATTGCTATTGAAGTTATAAACGTGAAGATAATACTCGCTTTTCTGGCCCGGGCTGAATTCTTTGCCCATTTCTTCAGCTTTCTTCCTTGAGAATTCCTCCAGCTTTTCAAACCGTTCCGTCCCGCCTGTGACATCAAAAATCCTTTTCAGTTCATCAAGCGATTCCTGTGGGATCTTACGCAGGATTCCCGGCCCTTCTTCCTGGTAATGGGCTTCAAAGCGTCCTAAAACCTCTTTAAGATTATCAGTTATCCAGCCCCAGACGGGACCCTGTTCGGGATGTGATTCCAATTCGATTTCCTGGGGATAGAGACAATAGCCATGCTTGAGGATCCATTCCCCGATAGTTCTTTTAATAGCAAGCTGCTGCCTCCCTTTTTCCGATTCCACGAAATAGCCGAGGTCCTGCGATAAGGAACGTACGACGGAAATCAGCAAACCAGGGACGTTCCCACGAGGACAGCGTGTTTTGCACGACATACATTCCCCGCAATACCAGATAAAATCACTTTTCAACAAGGCTTCGATCTGCTCTTCATCGCGGCTTTGAAGCGTAGTCGCAAGGATACGGGGATCATAATTGTAAAACTCAGCAGCCGGGCAAATAGCGGTGCAGGTTCCGCAATTGATGCAGGCTTTCAGTCCTTCCCCGAACCTGACATCCTGGTTGAGCAAGTCGTAGAGTCGCCCCATGAACCGGTATGAAAATGATTGTTAATTTTTTAACAAAAATATAGATTAAAGTAAATACAATTAACAAAGACATCATATTTTAAAAATGAGTTTACACAGCAAAAACTTTTATTCAAGATACATTACCTCGATATAATGATCTTGCCGTTTTGGTGGTATTCTCCTGATGTGACCTGGTAAAGGTACATACCGGCTGATAAGTGCCGAACATCCAAAAATGATCTCTCACCGTTGAGCGGTATTTCAGCCCGGAGGCGACCGGTAATATCTATAACCCGAATGGTTCCGGATTTAAATCCGGAAGTTCCAAATTCCACAAATGTAGAAGCTGGATTGGGAAATACCTTTACCATGTTTTGAGCTACCGACGGTTCTGAGATTCCTACCGTTAAATCGCTTATTTCAAAAAGCCATACAAATCCATTTTCAATTCTGCAGGTAAGATCCCCTGAAAGATTACTTGAAGTGTTTGATGCCACCACATATGTGCTGTCGCTGGTTTTGATGACAGCCCCTTCAAGCCGGTTCTTGCCTTCACTTCCGATGCACTGTTGCCACATGAGTTCGCCTTCCGAACTCACTTTTACCACCCAAATGTCGGGATTTCCAGGGAATGAGTGGTTTCCCGAAACGTCACCGTCAAACGATGTTGTTGTACCAAAAACCAGAAATCCACCATCACCGGATTCAAATATGTTATAAACATAATCGCCTTTGCTACCACCCAAGCATTTTTGCCAGACGATGTTGCCTGATAAATCGATTTTAGCAAGCCAGATATCATCAGTTCGTGTTTCATTTTGGTATCCAAGATGATATCCGCATCCTTCCATATCTCCGTCGTCAGAGCTAGTATAGCCACTAACGATATAACCGTCGCTCGTTGCAAGT belongs to Bacteroidales bacterium and includes:
- a CDS encoding 4Fe-4S dicluster domain-containing protein; its protein translation is MGRLYDLLNQDVRFGEGLKACINCGTCTAICPAAEFYNYDPRILATTLQSRDEEQIEALLKSDFIWYCGECMSCKTRCPRGNVPGLLISVVRSLSQDLGYFVESEKGRQQLAIKRTIGEWILKHGYCLYPQEIELESHPEQGPVWGWITDNLKEVLGRFEAHYQEEGPGILRKIPQESLDELKRIFDVTGGTERFEKLEEFSRKKAEEMGKEFSPGQKSEYYLHVYNFNSNKHGKNEH